Proteins from a genomic interval of Methanobacteriaceae archaeon:
- a CDS encoding acetoacetate decarboxylase family protein, producing the protein MFKEKEGFKYAMPAHFGGGKFDPDAKIIQKATGLAMSYETDRDLLENFIPEGFELLKPQIDVAFNKFTQINWMYGGQYNLINVSAPVKFHGKKDELDGDYTLVVWENRTAPILGGREETGIPKIFADIEDLHILKPHYATTVSYEGNTFLNMNFEAMENVEGDDLELLKSQFKTMNTLGWRYIPKVGAPGADLSQFILYPQGLELEKAQIGKGDLKWTELTPMQNPAQYHIINSLAALPKKKIIQAALIEGKAILRAMGSKVIE; encoded by the coding sequence GTGTTTAAAGAGAAAGAAGGCTTCAAGTATGCTATGCCAGCTCACTTCGGAGGGGGGAAATTTGATCCTGACGCAAAAATCATTCAAAAAGCGACAGGCCTGGCCATGAGCTATGAAACCGACAGAGATCTTCTTGAAAATTTTATTCCCGAAGGATTTGAACTGCTTAAACCACAGATTGATGTGGCTTTCAATAAATTTACACAAATTAACTGGATGTATGGTGGGCAATACAATCTGATAAATGTCTCTGCACCAGTAAAGTTCCATGGAAAGAAAGATGAACTTGATGGGGACTATACGCTGGTAGTATGGGAAAATCGAACTGCACCTATATTAGGGGGGAGAGAAGAGACCGGAATTCCCAAAATTTTCGCGGATATAGAAGATCTGCACATTTTAAAACCTCATTATGCCACTACTGTTAGTTATGAAGGGAACACTTTTTTAAACATGAATTTTGAAGCAATGGAAAATGTAGAAGGGGATGATTTAGAACTTTTAAAATCTCAATTTAAAACCATGAATACTCTAGGTTGGAGATATATCCCTAAAGTGGGGGCTCCTGGGGCAGATTTAAGTCAGTTTATTTTATATCCTCAGGGTTTAGAACTTGAAAAAGCACAAATTGGAAAAGGAGATCTAAAATGGACGGAATTAACTCCTATGCAAAATCCAGCCCAATATCATATTATTAACAGTCTAGCGGCTCTGCCTAAAAAGAAGATAATTCAAGCAGCATTAATTGAGGGAAAAGCTATTCTTCGGGCCATGGGGTCTAAAGTAATTGAATGA
- a CDS encoding SDR family oxidoreductase — protein sequence MSNLDYYDGKVCLVTGANSGIGYAISEELLKRGAIVYLLGRNPKKVEEAAEQLPEYKDRIHTIIADVTNQEQVEKAIKDTAKEAGSLDFLFNNAGIGGTLQFETATLEDWKNIIDVNLWSVIYGVNIAVPIMLKQGSGHIINTSSIAGIVPFPFQALYSLTKFGVTGLTESLRYEYADKNLYFSTICPSNIATPIFKKSIDGTVHDQIKIPDDAHPADKAAELILDRVSEHKGIIVVPEDEQIDMWHKYALGDQEAENALLQLAAQRRDAYEKGGNYY from the coding sequence ATGAGTAATTTAGATTACTATGATGGTAAAGTATGTTTGGTAACTGGTGCAAACTCGGGTATTGGATATGCAATTAGTGAAGAACTCTTAAAGAGAGGAGCTATTGTATACCTGCTCGGGCGTAATCCTAAAAAGGTTGAAGAAGCTGCTGAACAATTGCCAGAATACAAAGATAGGATTCACACCATAATTGCGGATGTAACCAATCAAGAACAGGTTGAAAAAGCAATTAAAGATACGGCAAAAGAAGCAGGTAGTTTGGATTTTTTATTCAATAATGCTGGAATTGGTGGCACTTTACAATTTGAAACGGCCACTCTTGAGGATTGGAAAAATATAATTGATGTAAATTTATGGAGTGTAATATATGGGGTTAACATAGCCGTTCCTATAATGTTAAAACAGGGATCGGGCCATATTATTAACACGAGTTCTATTGCAGGGATTGTTCCGTTTCCATTTCAAGCACTTTATTCCCTTACAAAATTTGGGGTTACTGGCTTGACCGAATCTTTAAGATATGAATACGCTGATAAAAACCTCTATTTTTCGACCATCTGCCCATCTAACATTGCAACACCCATCTTTAAGAAATCAATTGATGGTACCGTTCATGATCAAATTAAAATCCCGGATGATGCACATCCTGCTGATAAAGCAGCAGAACTAATTTTAGATAGGGTTTCTGAGCATAAGGGAATCATCGTTGTGCCTGAAGATGAACAAATTGACATGTGGCATAAATATGCCTTAGGTGATCAGGAAGCAGAAAATGCTCTGTTACAATTGGCAGCACAGCGCCGAGATGCATATGAAAAAGGCGGAAATTACTACTGA
- a CDS encoding DUF308 domain-containing protein, with protein sequence MSPVKQNYTKISDESDLPMEVVLLIVLGVFMFLFGLLLFKISTGELPYTPDSTYGLFLVIVSFQIITMGKTPFGDLNRSWALIIMGVLAAILGMVSCFIPGYLSELVRILVGIILFAGGIALLIQLFLSKEKAKSWIKIPGTLRQLIAACALVYGITIISGLITLIPGITTNLQTAMVLFIYGFSFFYLAWCIQKVSRIYPEEEKADDLKTSSKHFSFFQETSLPLSSAIIILVGTLLILLGVLLFPVTFGLVPFSPDGQLGLLLVIVAIQMMALGETPMGQYKRSWLLIIIGIIFAALGIVSCIVPGILTGLIQILIGVLNIFGGALLLIKRFFPVFDGIKNQDSKKDQGPETIVVPPVVKKMIVTQTVLNIVSIIFGLSMIWGGIIPGLIVAGVLVINGILLFVLVILLQKIAQIEIETKKTDAPVA encoded by the coding sequence TTGTCACCTGTAAAACAGAATTATACTAAAATTAGTGATGAATCGGATCTTCCCATGGAAGTTGTACTTTTAATTGTCCTGGGAGTATTCATGTTCCTCTTTGGATTACTCCTATTTAAAATCAGTACGGGGGAGTTACCATACACTCCCGATAGTACATACGGACTCTTTCTGGTCATTGTCTCTTTTCAAATAATAACCATGGGGAAAACGCCTTTTGGTGATTTAAATCGATCTTGGGCCCTTATTATAATGGGGGTGTTGGCGGCAATTCTGGGAATGGTTTCTTGTTTTATTCCTGGCTATTTATCAGAATTAGTTCGTATATTGGTGGGAATAATTCTTTTTGCTGGGGGAATTGCTCTTCTAATACAACTATTTCTTTCAAAAGAAAAGGCAAAATCGTGGATTAAGATACCCGGAACACTGAGACAATTAATCGCTGCTTGTGCTTTGGTATATGGAATTACAATTATATCGGGTCTAATAACTCTCATACCGGGGATAACTACCAACCTTCAAACGGCAATGGTCTTATTTATATATGGATTTAGCTTTTTTTATCTGGCGTGGTGCATTCAAAAAGTATCAAGGATCTATCCTGAAGAAGAAAAGGCGGATGATTTAAAAACTTCTTCTAAACACTTTAGTTTTTTTCAAGAAACATCTCTACCCCTTTCCAGTGCGATAATAATTTTAGTAGGGACTCTTCTCATACTTTTAGGGGTTCTGCTTTTCCCGGTGACTTTTGGATTAGTTCCATTCTCTCCAGATGGTCAGTTGGGGCTCTTACTGGTTATTGTAGCCATACAAATGATGGCACTGGGAGAAACTCCTATGGGTCAATATAAAAGATCATGGCTGCTCATAATAATTGGAATTATTTTTGCAGCATTAGGAATTGTCTCTTGTATCGTGCCTGGAATTTTGACGGGCTTAATTCAGATACTTATAGGAGTTTTGAATATCTTCGGAGGAGCATTACTTCTTATAAAACGGTTTTTCCCGGTATTTGATGGAATAAAAAATCAGGATTCTAAAAAAGATCAGGGCCCTGAAACTATCGTTGTTCCACCAGTTGTAAAAAAAATGATAGTTACTCAGACCGTGCTCAATATTGTATCTATAATTTTTGGATTATCCATGATTTGGGGAGGCATCATACCGGGATTAATTGTGGCGGGGGTCTTGGTGATTAATGGAATTCTCTTATTTGTATTAGTTATTTTACTCCAGAAAATAGCTCAAATTGAAATTGAAACGAAAAAAACAGATGCTCCAGTGGCTTAA